From one Flavobacteriales bacterium genomic stretch:
- a CDS encoding PQQ-dependent sugar dehydrogenase, whose protein sequence is MKMDIRKHLLIVITLLPGTSSSAQLTYTLGSTTLLIDEVVDSSRVNIPWEILWGPDDRLWMTDGPLITRWDPVTDVLDTLHDRGYGNGLGMALHPDFPNTPIIMAVFDTAQYYGGNLQCEVSRFTYDAFNDTIVEEEVLFTYYHAGEHAGGRVLFDTTGNVLVTTADYWLNGPDTLFSPVGKTLRFATDGSVPPDNPRADHTWTWGHRNPQGLAMLPNGAVVNTEHGQTWEGNEINLLQINQDHGYPFYDGTVCMLVPDTCNSPTYTYTRPIATYTHPPSGCEFYTSDAIPEMQDKLITCILWHRGLMLFGFNPELDTVLTQEYLQGGAFDALWRIRDIAIRPDGSFYLITNDRQDARIRWVRPDDATNAAEAAPGNDGLRAWPNPMTDRLTVSVLDAAADAQVELLDALGRNAGLVPSRMGDRFVFDVGALSSGAYAIRLGDGRCERVIKH, encoded by the coding sequence ATGAAAATGGACATTCGGAAGCACCTGCTCATCGTCATCACGCTCTTACCTGGGACGTCCTCCAGCGCTCAGCTCACCTACACCCTTGGCAGCACTACGCTCCTCATCGACGAAGTGGTGGACAGCAGCCGCGTGAACATCCCCTGGGAGATCCTCTGGGGGCCGGATGACCGTTTGTGGATGACCGATGGCCCCTTGATCACTCGCTGGGATCCGGTGACGGATGTATTGGATACGCTGCACGATCGCGGGTACGGCAACGGCTTGGGCATGGCCCTTCATCCCGATTTCCCGAACACGCCGATCATCATGGCCGTGTTCGATACGGCACAGTACTATGGCGGGAACCTTCAGTGCGAGGTCTCGCGCTTCACCTACGATGCCTTCAACGACACCATCGTGGAGGAAGAGGTGCTCTTCACGTACTACCATGCAGGCGAGCATGCTGGTGGGCGAGTGCTCTTCGACACCACCGGCAATGTGCTGGTGACCACCGCGGACTATTGGCTCAATGGTCCCGACACGCTGTTCTCACCCGTTGGCAAGACCCTGCGCTTCGCAACGGATGGCAGTGTGCCGCCCGATAACCCGCGCGCGGATCACACCTGGACCTGGGGGCATCGCAATCCGCAAGGGCTCGCCATGCTGCCCAATGGCGCGGTAGTGAATACGGAGCATGGCCAGACGTGGGAGGGCAACGAGATCAATCTTCTTCAGATCAACCAGGACCACGGCTATCCTTTCTACGATGGCACCGTTTGCATGCTGGTGCCCGACACCTGTAACTCGCCAACGTACACCTACACGCGGCCCATCGCCACCTACACCCATCCGCCATCGGGCTGTGAGTTCTACACCAGCGACGCCATTCCCGAGATGCAGGACAAGCTGATCACCTGCATCCTCTGGCACCGGGGCCTCATGCTCTTCGGTTTCAACCCCGAGCTGGACACCGTGCTCACGCAGGAGTACCTGCAAGGCGGCGCATTCGATGCGCTGTGGCGGATCCGTGACATCGCGATCAGGCCCGATGGCAGTTTCTACCTGATCACCAACGACCGGCAGGATGCGCGGATCCGATGGGTGCGCCCTGACGATGCGACCAACGCTGCTGAAGCCGCGCCGGGTAATGATGGCCTGCGCGCATGGCCCAATCCCATGACCGACCGCTTGACGGTCTCGGTCCTTGACGCAGCAGCGGATGCGCAGGTGGAATTGCTTGATGCATTGGGGCGGAATGCCGGCTTGGTGCCCTCGCGCATGGGCGACCGCTTCGTCTTCGATGTGGGAGCGCTCTCTTCCGGTGCTTACGCGATTCGGCTTGGCGACGGCCGTTGCGAACGGGTGATCAAGCATTGA
- a CDS encoding tetratricopeptide repeat protein produces MPLPRAWRSAVITGISLAFLATTQARAQDRTHLRACVDSCTEALSAGAYAQAGEQADEALRIAEALNDSSAIAEVLVKRSHVFMMQGDFNRSLKELQRAMRAYDAVNDQAGLAVAYNSIGSIHFYDKSYDRAKQYYLRSLAIHQRLGNRSEEATVTGNLGSAMEETQRFDSALYYHRRHLAMRMLAGQRAWIPVCYSNLGACHDKAGNADSAQHYLEASLALFPSDDGQNHARNYAMTMLGVARLHAGKTRAAINDCLKALDLALELVDLPMQEQCYSCLHQAYETLGDAPRALQMHKRYIAIRDSISGVDRAKELMRLELTYQFDQAMLADSLKRLEEKRLADIAAEQRLSHERDQKRIFLFGSIGVLLLAGGLWSRLRYMRRSRSIIQKERDRSEGLLLNILPKPIADELKANGRAAARDVEDVTILFTDFHDFTRMSERLSAHELVAEIDACFRAFDGIAAKRGLEKIKTIGDAYMCAGGLPEPRRYSARDTVLAALDMQDWLKARAQEQTSKGLPCFTMRAGIHTGPVVAGIVGDSKFQYDIWGDTVNTAAHMESAGAVGEVNISEATFKHLKDEPGLSFSPRGRVAVKSKGEMAMFFARRRDGSDRTGELPGSPAPL; encoded by the coding sequence ATGCCGCTACCACGGGCATGGAGGAGCGCCGTTATCACCGGCATTTCACTGGCGTTCCTGGCAACAACCCAGGCCCGGGCGCAGGACCGCACCCACCTGCGGGCATGCGTGGACAGCTGCACCGAGGCCCTCTCAGCCGGTGCGTATGCGCAAGCAGGTGAGCAGGCCGATGAAGCGCTGCGCATCGCCGAGGCGCTGAATGACAGCTCGGCCATCGCGGAGGTGCTGGTGAAGCGCAGCCATGTCTTCATGATGCAAGGCGATTTCAACCGTTCGCTCAAGGAGCTTCAGCGGGCCATGCGCGCCTATGACGCCGTGAACGACCAGGCCGGCCTCGCCGTGGCCTACAACTCGATCGGCTCCATCCACTTCTATGACAAGAGCTACGATCGCGCGAAGCAGTATTACCTGCGCAGCCTGGCCATCCACCAACGGCTGGGCAACCGGTCCGAAGAAGCCACGGTGACCGGGAACCTCGGATCGGCGATGGAGGAGACCCAGCGATTCGACAGCGCGCTGTATTACCACAGGCGCCATCTGGCCATGCGCATGCTCGCCGGCCAGCGCGCCTGGATCCCGGTCTGCTATTCGAACCTCGGGGCGTGCCACGACAAGGCGGGCAATGCCGACAGTGCGCAGCATTACCTGGAAGCCAGCCTGGCGCTGTTCCCGAGCGATGACGGGCAGAACCATGCTCGGAACTACGCCATGACCATGCTCGGCGTTGCGCGCCTCCATGCCGGGAAGACCCGGGCGGCCATCAACGACTGCCTCAAGGCCTTGGACCTGGCACTTGAACTGGTTGACCTTCCCATGCAGGAGCAGTGCTACAGCTGCCTGCACCAGGCCTATGAAACGCTGGGCGACGCGCCCAGGGCCCTGCAGATGCACAAGCGCTACATCGCCATCCGCGACAGCATCAGCGGCGTCGATCGGGCCAAGGAGCTCATGCGCCTGGAACTCACCTATCAGTTCGACCAGGCCATGCTCGCCGATAGCCTGAAGCGCCTTGAAGAGAAGCGCCTGGCCGACATCGCCGCAGAGCAACGCTTGAGCCATGAGCGCGACCAGAAGCGGATCTTCCTCTTCGGGTCCATCGGCGTGCTGCTGCTTGCGGGCGGGCTATGGAGCCGGTTGCGCTACATGCGGCGTTCGCGCAGCATCATCCAGAAGGAGCGCGACCGCAGCGAGGGCCTGCTGCTCAACATCCTGCCCAAGCCGATCGCCGATGAGCTGAAGGCCAATGGCCGCGCAGCTGCGCGCGATGTGGAGGACGTCACGATCCTGTTCACCGATTTCCACGACTTCACGCGCATGAGCGAGCGCCTCAGCGCGCACGAGCTCGTAGCCGAGATCGATGCCTGCTTCCGCGCCTTCGATGGCATAGCGGCAAAGCGCGGCCTCGAGAAGATCAAGACCATCGGCGATGCCTACATGTGCGCCGGCGGCCTTCCCGAGCCACGCCGTTACAGTGCGCGCGATACGGTGCTGGCCGCGCTTGATATGCAGGACTGGCTGAAGGCGCGCGCCCAAGAGCAAACGAGCAAGGGACTTCCCTGCTTCACCATGCGCGCGGGCATCCACACCGGCCCCGTGGTGGCCGGCATCGTGGGCGACAGCAAGTTCCAGTACGACATCTGGGGCGATACGGTGAACACCGCGGCGCACATGGAATCGGCCGGCGCCGTGGGCGAAGTGAACATCAGCGAGGCCACCTTCAAGCACCTCAAGGATGAACCGGGCCTCTCATTCTCGCCGCGAGGCCGCGTGGCGGTCAAGAGCAAGGGCGAAATGGCGATGTTCTTCGCGCGCCGAAGGGACGGAAGTGACCGCACTGGAGAATTGCCCGGATCGCCTGCGCCTCTTTGA
- a CDS encoding GNAT family N-acetyltransferase: MPAFVLRPFRSVDLVALVKQANDASIAAFLSDAFPHPYTEEHGRAFITECEQRLPFRRAIDINGEVCGAIGLHPRQDLWQRNMEIGFWLGREHRGHGIMAEAIKQMVVLGFAEFPEVTRIFGTTFGTNIASQRTLEKAGFKLEAKLEGTLIKNGRVEDEWIYAVRRR, translated from the coding sequence ATGCCCGCTTTCGTGCTGAGGCCATTCCGGAGCGTTGACCTGGTGGCGCTCGTCAAGCAGGCCAACGATGCTTCCATCGCGGCTTTCCTGAGCGATGCCTTCCCGCACCCGTACACCGAGGAGCATGGCCGCGCATTCATTACGGAGTGCGAGCAACGCCTTCCTTTCCGACGAGCGATCGACATCAACGGCGAGGTGTGCGGAGCCATTGGCCTGCACCCTCGTCAGGATCTGTGGCAGCGCAACATGGAGATTGGCTTCTGGCTCGGGCGCGAGCACCGTGGCCATGGCATCATGGCCGAGGCCATCAAGCAGATGGTGGTGCTCGGCTTCGCGGAGTTCCCGGAGGTAACGCGGATCTTCGGCACCACCTTCGGGACCAACATCGCATCGCAGCGCACCTTGGAGAAGGCAGGCTTCAAGCTGGAAGCGAAGCTTGAAGGCACCTTGATCAAGAACGGCCGGGTGGAGGATGAGTGGATCTATGCGGTGCGGAGACGTTAG
- a CDS encoding right-handed parallel beta-helix repeat-containing protein codes for MRDFLCLMASCGIAAQALAATWTIGPGQSYTMPSQVSALVSDGDTVNIEAGIYPSDVARWQADDLVLRGVGGFAHLESNGLSWGGKAIWVIQGDNCTVEWIEFSECQVPDHNGAGIRLEGLNLTVRHCWFHHNENGILCGEYHPSSVRIEYSEFGHHGFGDGYSHNLYIGHVDSLIFRYNYSHHADVGHELKSRAWVNVIEYNRFSNEADGTASREIDLPNGGQAYLIGNVIQQGLQSQNSNMVGFGMEGLSNPGPHEFYAVNNTLVNEKANGSFFQMPAAVYFKVYGNILAGGGSFVSAWPTSIDTLSNLRTTSIASLGFADAANYDYHITASSPAHAIAYPAGVAASGYPLVAWYEYVHPVNGTLRCQHATLDAGAFETCTTALDEIGEEGWSLFPNPATECIMLTFPGTVHHIQLCDALGRVLREMPLNATSQLVMDVGDVPSGVYLVKARGPNGVEVERRFVKF; via the coding sequence ATGAGAGACTTCTTGTGCTTGATGGCCAGTTGTGGTATCGCAGCGCAGGCTCTAGCTGCAACCTGGACCATCGGTCCCGGCCAGTCTTACACCATGCCGAGCCAGGTGAGCGCGCTGGTGAGCGACGGCGACACGGTGAACATCGAAGCGGGCATTTACCCAAGTGATGTGGCGCGCTGGCAAGCCGATGATCTGGTGCTGCGCGGTGTCGGTGGCTTCGCGCATCTGGAGAGCAATGGCCTGAGTTGGGGCGGCAAAGCGATCTGGGTGATACAAGGCGACAACTGCACGGTGGAGTGGATCGAGTTCAGCGAGTGCCAGGTGCCCGACCACAACGGCGCGGGCATTCGGCTGGAAGGATTGAACCTCACCGTACGCCATTGCTGGTTCCACCACAACGAGAACGGCATCCTCTGCGGTGAATATCACCCCAGTTCGGTGCGCATCGAATACAGCGAGTTCGGTCATCATGGCTTCGGCGATGGATACAGCCACAACCTCTACATCGGTCATGTGGATTCGCTCATCTTCCGATACAACTACAGCCACCACGCCGATGTGGGGCATGAGCTGAAGAGCCGCGCGTGGGTGAACGTGATCGAGTACAACCGCTTCAGCAACGAGGCCGATGGCACCGCCAGTCGCGAGATTGACCTTCCCAACGGCGGGCAGGCTTACCTCATCGGCAACGTGATCCAGCAAGGGCTACAGAGCCAGAACAGCAACATGGTCGGCTTCGGCATGGAAGGGCTGAGCAACCCCGGTCCGCACGAATTCTACGCGGTGAACAATACGCTCGTGAACGAGAAGGCCAACGGCAGCTTCTTCCAGATGCCGGCTGCGGTCTACTTCAAAGTGTACGGCAACATCCTGGCGGGTGGCGGCAGCTTCGTGAGCGCATGGCCCACGAGCATCGATACGCTTTCCAACCTGCGCACCACGAGCATCGCCTCGTTGGGTTTCGCCGATGCGGCGAACTACGACTATCACATCACGGCCTCTTCACCCGCGCATGCCATCGCATACCCTGCTGGGGTGGCCGCGAGTGGCTACCCGCTCGTGGCGTGGTACGAGTACGTGCATCCGGTGAATGGCACCTTGCGCTGCCAGCACGCCACGCTTGATGCAGGCGCCTTCGAGACTTGCACGACCGCATTGGACGAGATAGGAGAGGAGGGATGGTCGCTCTTCCCGAACCCCGCGACGGAGTGCATCATGTTGACCTTTCCGGGCACCGTGCATCACATTCAGCTTTGCGATGCGCTGGGGCGCGTGCTCCGTGAAATGCCGTTGAACGCAACGAGTCAACTGGTCATGGACGTGGGTGACGTGCCGAGCGGCGTGTACCTCGTCAAGGCGAGGGGGCCGAACGGTGTTGAGGTCGAGCGTCGTTTCGTGAAGTTCTGA
- a CDS encoding ATP-binding cassette domain-containing protein: MITIADLHCAYGDKPVLNIPAYEMAPGVHGIVGLNGAGKTTLLNALYGFGRNATAKVQWKGADMGHWNTAFQEAESYFHPGITGGEYLQLFMRGGSTKDLPGLNELLELPLDELITTYSTGMRRKLAILGVLHLDREVLLLDEPMNGLDLASVRVVEAIVRKLAESGRTILITSHVLGPLITLCDRIHLLQHGRFTRVFERDATDGLEEALFAELDKRTSAAMERWQ, encoded by the coding sequence ATGATCACCATCGCTGACCTGCATTGCGCCTACGGCGACAAGCCGGTGCTGAACATCCCGGCGTACGAGATGGCGCCCGGTGTACACGGCATCGTGGGCCTGAACGGTGCGGGCAAGACCACCTTGTTGAACGCGCTCTATGGCTTCGGTCGCAATGCGACCGCCAAGGTGCAATGGAAGGGCGCGGACATGGGCCATTGGAACACGGCCTTCCAGGAAGCGGAGAGCTACTTCCATCCGGGCATCACCGGTGGTGAATACTTACAGCTCTTCATGCGCGGTGGCAGCACGAAGGACCTACCGGGGCTCAACGAATTGCTGGAACTGCCTTTGGATGAACTCATCACCACCTACTCCACCGGCATGCGGCGCAAGCTGGCCATCCTCGGTGTGCTGCACCTGGACCGCGAGGTGCTGCTATTGGACGAGCCGATGAACGGCCTGGACCTGGCCTCGGTGCGTGTGGTGGAGGCCATTGTGCGCAAGCTGGCGGAAAGCGGGCGCACCATCCTCATCACCTCGCATGTGCTCGGGCCTTTGATCACCCTGTGCGATCGCATCCACCTGTTGCAGCACGGCCGCTTCACGCGCGTGTTCGAGCGCGATGCCACGGATGGCTTGGAAGAAGCACTCTTCGCTGAGCTCGACAAACGAACGAGCGCTGCGATGGAACGTTGGCAGTGA
- a CDS encoding T9SS type A sorting domain-containing protein has product MKRSLFAALATSFVCAVSQAAIFHISPIIGSMQNDGSFASPWSTLAEVLDANLIETRSYLPLPYMEGVSQLNPKNVGAPVQPGDTLLLYDGLHGVAFFRGGFNAEPITIMAAPGQVPILSRFQLQAGARWRLIGLHISPEPYGTYHATHLIHFETHNWHGPVREIEVRDCNVYTSANTSAWSAEDWVTRASSGIRYFGHHGLIQNNTFTNVDFGVMVTGDSTEAIGNSIINFSGDGMRAIGNDLLFEGNLIKNCYAVDANHDDGIQSFATPDAPLTRVVLRGNTIINYDDPNQPLLGPLQGIGCFDGPFSDWVVENNVVIVNHWHGISLYGAINCTVANNTVIDPTPSATPGPSWIRINDDTDIGQASSGCVVANNIANTYAVTGTTLVSNLTLSGANYDLHFVDAAGYDLHLVPSSTAIDAADDNYAPLVDHDGLPRPFGAQSDIGAYEFSGTTSIASANSTSFSVYPNPVADRLYVSLPNGASATTLEVLDQLGRTVMIRRIVDRDWLDVYALPSGMYIVRVNDLIALFTRE; this is encoded by the coding sequence ATGAAGCGCTCCCTCTTCGCCGCCCTTGCCACCAGCTTCGTGTGCGCCGTGTCCCAAGCCGCCATCTTCCACATCTCCCCCATCATCGGCTCCATGCAGAACGATGGCTCGTTCGCATCGCCGTGGTCAACGCTGGCGGAGGTGCTCGATGCCAACCTGATCGAGACGCGCAGCTACCTGCCACTGCCCTACATGGAGGGTGTGAGCCAGTTGAACCCCAAGAACGTAGGCGCACCGGTACAGCCAGGTGATACGCTCCTGCTCTACGATGGCTTGCACGGCGTGGCGTTCTTCCGAGGTGGCTTCAACGCGGAGCCCATCACCATCATGGCGGCACCTGGTCAGGTGCCGATACTTTCTCGCTTCCAGCTGCAGGCCGGTGCGCGGTGGCGACTGATCGGCTTGCACATCAGCCCGGAGCCTTATGGTACTTACCACGCTACGCACCTCATCCACTTCGAAACGCACAACTGGCACGGCCCGGTGCGCGAGATCGAGGTGCGCGATTGCAACGTGTACACCTCTGCCAATACATCCGCGTGGAGCGCCGAGGATTGGGTGACCCGCGCCAGCAGCGGCATCCGGTACTTCGGCCACCACGGCCTGATCCAGAACAACACCTTCACCAACGTCGACTTCGGCGTCATGGTCACCGGCGACAGCACGGAGGCCATCGGCAACAGCATCATCAACTTCAGCGGCGATGGCATGCGGGCCATCGGCAACGATCTGCTCTTCGAGGGCAACTTGATCAAGAACTGCTACGCCGTCGATGCCAACCACGACGACGGCATTCAGTCCTTCGCTACGCCAGACGCGCCGCTCACCCGTGTGGTGCTGCGCGGCAATACCATCATCAACTACGATGATCCGAACCAGCCGCTGCTGGGGCCGCTGCAAGGCATCGGCTGCTTCGACGGGCCGTTCAGCGATTGGGTGGTGGAGAACAACGTGGTGATCGTGAACCACTGGCACGGCATCTCGCTTTATGGTGCCATCAACTGCACTGTGGCCAACAACACCGTGATCGACCCCACGCCCAGCGCAACGCCAGGCCCCTCGTGGATTCGCATCAACGACGATACCGACATCGGCCAGGCCAGCAGTGGTTGCGTGGTGGCCAACAACATCGCCAACACCTATGCCGTGACCGGCACCACACTGGTGAGCAACCTCACGTTGTCCGGTGCGAATTACGACCTGCACTTCGTGGATGCTGCGGGCTACGACCTGCACCTGGTCCCGAGCAGCACCGCCATCGACGCAGCGGACGATAACTACGCGCCGCTTGTGGATCACGATGGACTGCCACGTCCGTTCGGGGCGCAGAGCGACATAGGGGCATATGAGTTCAGCGGGACCACGTCTATTGCTTCAGCGAACAGCACCTCTTTCAGCGTGTACCCGAACCCTGTTGCGGATCGGCTCTATGTGTCGCTTCCGAATGGCGCCTCAGCAACAACGCTTGAAGTGCTCGATCAACTCGGTCGTACGGTGATGATCCGGCGGATAGTTGATCGCGACTGGCTCGATGTGTACGCACTGCCAAGCGGCATGTACATCGTGCGGGTAAACGACTTGATCGCCCTGTTCACCAGGGAGTGA
- the paaZ gene encoding phenylacetic acid degradation bifunctional protein PaaZ, translated as MQLENYASGQWIAGSGKQAELLDASTGELIATTSSGGLDFGHMLHYARTVGGPPLRKMSFPERGRMLKALAQYLFDRKDKYYEISYRTGATKADSWVDIEGGIGNLFANASLRRVLGNMPFYVDGDTVKTSKGGTFIGHHIMVPKEGVAVHINAFNFPIWGMLEKVATNWMAGVPAVVKPATVTSYLTEAMVKDIVASGIVPEGAIQLIVGSGEGLLDHVMSQDVVTFTGSATTGRMLKKHPRIVDESVPFNLEADSLNAIVLGPDATPGTEEFDLFIKEVGKEMTLKCGQRCTGARRILVPANVLEDVQIAIGKRLGGTVIGDPRASLPNRQVDGGVPGGSQVRITMGALASIGQRNEVKRALDELLKGSQIVYGSADSVDVKGADAAKGAFMSPILLLNADPWKNQQSHNVEAFGPVSTLMPYTDIDDAVALTKLGKGSLCASIATCDEKVAQQFVWGAASHHGRMLILNREMAKENTGHGSPLATLVHGGPGRAGGGEEMGGKRGVMHYLQRTAIQGHPSMITAITQQYQQGARMNITKKHTFRMHFEELQVGDTVITDIHPVTLQDIEDFAHLSGDKFYAHMDANSLEGTIFTGRVAHGYFILSRAAGLFVDPPKGPVLLNYGLDECRFVKPVYPGMTIQVRFTVKEKVDQEKRTPEDVAKGIVKFLVDVFDETGETVAIATILTMVKKIDQS; from the coding sequence ATGCAATTAGAGAACTACGCCAGCGGCCAATGGATCGCCGGCTCCGGCAAGCAAGCGGAACTCCTCGACGCCTCCACCGGCGAGCTCATCGCCACCACCTCCTCCGGCGGCCTCGACTTCGGCCACATGCTCCACTACGCCCGCACCGTCGGCGGACCTCCCCTGCGCAAGATGAGCTTCCCCGAGCGCGGCCGCATGCTGAAGGCCCTCGCCCAATACCTCTTCGACCGCAAGGACAAGTACTACGAGATCTCCTACCGCACCGGCGCCACCAAGGCCGATAGCTGGGTGGACATCGAGGGCGGCATCGGCAACCTCTTCGCCAATGCGAGTTTGCGCCGCGTGCTGGGCAACATGCCCTTCTACGTGGACGGCGACACCGTGAAGACCAGCAAGGGCGGCACCTTCATCGGTCACCACATCATGGTGCCCAAGGAGGGCGTGGCCGTACACATCAACGCGTTCAACTTCCCCATCTGGGGCATGCTGGAAAAGGTGGCCACGAACTGGATGGCCGGCGTGCCCGCCGTGGTGAAACCCGCCACCGTCACCAGCTACCTCACCGAGGCGATGGTGAAGGACATCGTCGCCAGCGGCATCGTACCCGAAGGCGCGATCCAACTCATCGTCGGTAGCGGCGAAGGCTTGCTCGACCATGTGATGAGCCAGGACGTAGTGACCTTCACCGGCAGCGCCACCACGGGCCGCATGCTGAAGAAGCACCCGCGCATCGTGGACGAGAGCGTGCCCTTCAACCTGGAGGCCGACAGCCTCAACGCCATCGTGCTCGGGCCCGACGCCACACCGGGCACCGAGGAGTTCGACCTCTTCATCAAGGAAGTGGGCAAGGAAATGACGCTGAAGTGCGGCCAGCGCTGCACCGGCGCGCGGCGCATCCTGGTGCCCGCCAACGTGCTGGAGGATGTGCAGATCGCCATCGGCAAGCGCCTGGGCGGCACCGTGATCGGTGATCCGCGTGCCAGCCTGCCGAACAGGCAGGTGGACGGTGGCGTGCCTGGCGGCAGCCAAGTGCGCATAACAATGGGCGCCCTTGCAAGCATAGGACAACGCAACGAGGTGAAGCGCGCGCTGGACGAACTGCTCAAAGGCTCGCAGATCGTCTACGGCAGCGCCGACAGCGTGGACGTGAAGGGCGCCGACGCCGCCAAGGGCGCCTTCATGAGCCCCATCCTGCTGCTCAACGCCGACCCTTGGAAGAACCAGCAGAGCCACAACGTGGAAGCCTTCGGTCCGGTGAGCACATTGATGCCCTACACCGACATCGACGATGCCGTGGCCCTCACCAAGCTCGGCAAGGGCAGCCTCTGCGCCAGCATCGCTACGTGCGATGAGAAGGTGGCGCAGCAATTCGTGTGGGGCGCCGCCAGCCACCACGGCCGCATGCTCATCCTGAACCGCGAGATGGCGAAGGAGAACACCGGCCACGGCAGCCCGCTGGCCACGCTGGTACACGGCGGCCCGGGTCGCGCGGGCGGCGGCGAGGAGATGGGCGGCAAGCGCGGCGTGATGCACTACCTGCAGCGCACCGCCATCCAGGGCCACCCCAGCATGATCACCGCCATCACCCAGCAATACCAGCAGGGCGCGCGGATGAACATCACGAAGAAGCACACCTTCCGCATGCACTTCGAGGAACTGCAGGTGGGCGATACCGTGATCACCGACATCCACCCCGTCACCTTGCAGGACATCGAGGACTTCGCCCACCTCAGCGGCGACAAGTTCTACGCGCACATGGACGCCAACAGCCTCGAAGGCACCATCTTCACGGGGCGCGTGGCGCACGGCTACTTCATCCTCAGCCGCGCCGCCGGCCTCTTCGTTGATCCGCCCAAAGGACCGGTGCTGCTGAACTATGGGCTGGATGAGTGCCGCTTCGTGAAGCCGGTGTACCCGGGCATGACGATCCAGGTGCGCTTCACGGTGAAGGAGAAGGTGGACCAGGAGAAGCGTACGCCGGAGGATGTGGCCAAGGGGATCGTGAAGTTCTTGGTGGATGTGTTTGATGAGACCGGGGAGACGGTGGCGATCGCGACGATCTTGACGATGGTGAAGAAGATCGATCAGAGTTAG
- a CDS encoding phospholipase D family protein, which yields MAEFLDTQGVSYYLKKLINNATDKLYLISPYLQLNNQLKLSLEDRHKFSIDIIIIYGKVSDINPDDSGWLQSMPGIKLLFHKDLHAKCYFNEKEAILTSMNLYMFSQQNNVEMGIYISREKDEELYKQVAAEVDRIKRGSEHRTISVQKVEPKKVEAQVRQAPPPSAPSANGKYHSVTALSKEMGISSKELTSKLEALRWIVRSNDSWELTSLGKDKGGQMRKGQYGDFIAWPESLIKAIV from the coding sequence ATGGCAGAGTTTCTCGACACGCAAGGTGTTTCCTACTACCTGAAGAAGTTGATCAACAACGCAACCGACAAGTTGTACTTGATCAGCCCGTACTTGCAGTTGAACAACCAGCTGAAGTTGTCGCTGGAAGACCGACACAAGTTCTCCATCGACATCATCATCATCTACGGCAAGGTGAGTGACATCAACCCAGATGACAGTGGCTGGCTCCAATCCATGCCCGGGATCAAGCTCCTCTTCCACAAGGACCTACACGCCAAATGCTACTTCAATGAGAAGGAAGCCATCCTTACCTCGATGAACTTGTACATGTTCTCACAGCAGAACAACGTTGAGATGGGCATCTACATCTCGAGGGAGAAGGACGAGGAACTGTACAAGCAGGTCGCCGCAGAGGTTGATAGGATCAAACGCGGAAGCGAGCATCGCACCATTTCCGTGCAGAAGGTTGAACCCAAGAAGGTTGAAGCCCAAGTGCGACAAGCACCACCGCCATCTGCTCCGAGTGCGAATGGCAAGTACCACTCTGTAACGGCGCTCTCGAAGGAAATGGGGATCTCCAGCAAAGAACTGACCTCAAAGTTGGAAGCACTGCGCTGGATTGTCCGTTCGAATGACAGTTGGGAACTCACCTCGCTCGGAAAGGACAAAGGCGGTCAAATGCGCAAGGGCCAGTACGGCGATTTCATAGCCTGGCCTGAATCGCTGATCAAGGCAATCGTCTAA